The genomic region GGCGATTATGCGAGTTTAGGAATGAGCACAACCTTCCCTCCTTTTGGTGGCGATCTATTCACCTGGACAAATAAGGAGTCTCGAGTCTCTGTGGTGAGAGTTAGGATTTCGAAATACATTCCTGGCTTTGTTCGTTGGACTTGGGGAGGAATTCCAGATCTGGGAATTGTATGGCAGAAAGTCGGCAACGCAGTGGCAGAACTCAAATCTCGTTCTCAAATAAAGGATCGATTGAAGAACTCATCCCTTTCTTCTTCTGGTTTGTGTCGCCAAACTGTTGTTGGGGGTAGATTTGCGGATATTCAGTGAATTAGAATCATCTTTGAGATTGTTAAGATACTTTTTTATGGTCGGAACAGAAGAATTTCCATAGTAAAATGAAAAATTGTATCAGTCCTTAAGGCCACACAATCGGAAGAGCGCCGCTCAAAGCTAATTGCTGTACAGTCTTCCGATCTACTTTCCCACTTGTAACAGATGGAAACGGAGAAAGGAAAAGTATCTTGCGCGGGACAGTCACGGGAGGTATTTCATGGGCCATAGACACCAGACATTCTTCCAATTGTGATTTTTCCATTCGTTGATCGATGACTCCGATCACTTGGGCGGGAGATAGGCGACTGTCTGAGAAGACAATCAGAGCGATGCCCTGAGAGATCTTTGAGAAGTGATACTCAATTTCTTCAGCTTCTATTCTGATTCCTGCAATTTTGAGCTGCCAGTCCGTGCGTCCAAGAAAAATGATTTGCCCCTTGCCGTTTCGACTGACCAAATCTCCAGTGCGGTACCATAATTGAAGATTGTTTCTCCACCGAATAAATTTTTTTTGTGTGTCTGGGACATTTTCGAAATATTCCTTTGCTAACTGCGGCCCGGAAATCATCAGTTCTCCACGATTCTCGACATCTTTGATTTCGTTCAACTCTTCATCTACGATGGAGAACTGGTGATCGGTGTAGCAATTCCCGATAGGAATTCGTGAATCTTCCTGCTCAATATCTGGGATAACATATCGAAAGACATTCACAGTTGCTTCGATGGGGCCATAAAGGTTTTCGATTTGTGAGTTTTGAGCGCAGCTTTTCCAGCGGCGACAAACTTCCTTGTCGAGTGATTCGCCCGTAAATGTCGTGTATCGGAGAGATGGAAGAGAATCGGAAGTAAGATCTATTCCTCTTTGAAAATTGAGGTGGACTAAGGTGGGAACTGATGACCAATAGGTGATGGCATTTCTGGAAATGAAATTGGCAATATCGAATTTGTAACTATCGAGTAAGGGGTAGAGAACAGCGCCATTCACAAGTGCTAAAAATATATCACTCAGGGATGGATCAAAACTCAAGCCAAACGTCTGTGAAATTCGATCCTTGTGATCAATCAGATAATTTGGGAGGAAATTAGCAAGAAAGCTTGAGAAGTTTCCTCGTGTAATGCCAACACATTTTGGCTGTCCAGTACTTCCAGATGTGAAGAGGTAGTAGCAAAATTTATTGTGATCCTCATTTTTAATATCCACACTTTCAATATCCACGGCGTTGATTGATCTCAAAATACCTTGGTCTGCCAATTTGATAATTGAAAAGTCACTTCTGTGTTCATCAAAGAATGCAGCATGCCGTTCGTCAAGGGGCGTGCAGGAAACAATGCTTTTGACTTGGAGCCTTTTAGCAAACCCCTAGATGTGACAAGGATTTGGATTTGTAGATGGGGATGAAGGGGCGATGAAAGAGCATGCAAGCGATCACCGAAACATTTGCATCGACACGTTTTTCGCCGTAAATTCCTATGGATTCATTTGAAGAGGTGTTCTCGGTAAGAAAACTTGCCAGTTGGAGGACTCTTTTGGTGAACTCTCCGTAACTGAGAGAGCTGGAGCTCTTGTGTTCAGAAATGACGACAGCAGGACTCTCGGCCGTTTTTGTTCCATTCTCAAGTATCATTCTGAGGTATGTGGTTAAGCTCGTCATTGAGAATCCTCTGGTTACGAGGCAATACGAAGAAGGTAGGGATAAATGTAAATTTCAATAACTGGAAAGATCATGGCGATCAAAAGGTGGTTAACTACGATCGATGCCCATTGAAAGATTGGACGAGGGTATCTCCTTAGCAAATTGCTCCACAATGTTGCTCCAATAATGATTAAGATGAGCCAGAGGCCTGCCCAGGAAGTAGAAAATAACAAACTAGAAAGTAAATTCAAAGGCGGCGCTCTCAGCTCTGGGACAAGAAGCGAATAGAATGAGCGAATGAAAATTTCTTGAAAGAGCATCATGTGAATGATGACCAACACAAAGGAAACGAGAACTGCAAGAGTATAGTTTCGAAAAAGGCGGTACAAGGGAAGGTAAATATGTCGGAAAAAGAACCTGTAGAGGTAGGTTGAACCTCGTTGCCAGGTCTCCATTGGTGTTTTGGCGAGGATCATAAAATAAG from Bdellovibrionales bacterium harbors:
- a CDS encoding AMP-binding protein, with the protein product MRSINAVDIESVDIKNEDHNKFCYYLFTSGSTGQPKCVGITRGNFSSFLANFLPNYLIDHKDRISQTFGLSFDPSLSDIFLALVNGAVLYPLLDSYKFDIANFISRNAITYWSSVPTLVHLNFQRGIDLTSDSLPSLRYTTFTGESLDKEVCRRWKSCAQNSQIENLYGPIEATVNVFRYVIPDIEQEDSRIPIGNCYTDHQFSIVDEELNEIKDVENRGELMISGPQLAKEYFENVPDTQKKFIRWRNNLQLWYRTGDLVSRNGKGQIIFLGRTDWQLKIAGIRIEAEEIEYHFSKISQGIALIVFSDSRLSPAQVIGVIDQRMEKSQLEECLVSMAHEIPPVTVPRKILFLSPFPSVTSGKVDRKTVQQLALSGALPIVWP
- a CDS encoding AMP-binding protein yields the protein MTSLTTYLRMILENGTKTAESPAVVISEHKSSSSLSYGEFTKRVLQLASFLTENTSSNESIGIYGEKRVDANVSVIACMLFHRPFIPIYKSKSLSHLGVC